A single region of the Candidatus Megaera polyxenophila genome encodes:
- a CDS encoding transcriptional regulator — MNKSEFITHIADQHKCTKIEAEKVIDTFTSSVIDAIGQGKEISLLGFGNFTISKVAARNGRNPRTGTALKIEAYNQPKFKVGSKLKEACNK; from the coding sequence ATGAATAAATCAGAATTCATCACCCATATCGCAGACCAGCACAAATGCACAAAAATAGAAGCTGAGAAAGTAATTGATACATTTACATCTTCAGTAATTGATGCCATAGGACAAGGCAAGGAAATATCCCTTCTTGGCTTCGGTAATTTTACTATTAGTAAAGTTGCAGCAAGAAACGGACGTAATCCTAGAACAGGTACGGCATTGAAGATTGAAGCTTATAATCAACCTAAATTCAAGGTTGGATCAAAACTAAAAGAAGCCTGCAATAAATAA
- a CDS encoding transposase, with the protein MLQLTPQSTIFVATIHIDFRKGIDGLIAVCNQKLTINPMGGALFLFYNKSKTTIKVLSFDGQGFWLCTKRLSQGKFKYKIQPLNGSTYQQICNRSLHILINNGDPLSAKLAKNWIPLSSY; encoded by the coding sequence ATGCTCCAATTAACGCCTCAATCAACCATATTCGTTGCAACCATACATATTGATTTCCGCAAAGGCATCGATGGTCTTATTGCTGTTTGTAACCAAAAACTTACTATAAACCCTATGGGTGGGGCTTTATTTCTATTTTATAATAAAAGTAAAACCACTATTAAAGTCCTATCGTTCGATGGTCAAGGATTCTGGCTCTGTACCAAGAGACTTTCTCAAGGTAAATTTAAATATAAAATACAACCTCTAAATGGTTCAACCTATCAACAGATCTGTAATCGATCCCTGCACATTCTAATTAATAATGGTGACCCTTTATCAGCAAAACTGGCAAAAAACTGGATACCTTTAAGCAGCTACTAA
- a CDS encoding transposase codes for MGKSKCNKDLYKSFLQASSIRYSGKALSEVSPVKLSHDSASRWLNSQNFRPSEIYKEVSKYIDQDSPCLLVGDDTLISKQYSKKIELVHYQYSGAVHDVIPGIGMVNLLHYDTVVRQVF; via the coding sequence ATGGGAAAATCAAAGTGTAACAAGGACTTATACAAATCATTTTTACAAGCAAGTAGCATAAGATATAGCGGCAAAGCTTTATCGGAAGTAAGTCCTGTTAAGCTATCCCATGATAGTGCAAGTCGGTGGTTAAATAGCCAGAATTTCCGCCCTAGTGAGATTTATAAAGAGGTATCGAAATATATTGATCAGGACTCTCCTTGTTTATTGGTAGGTGATGATACTTTGATATCGAAGCAATATAGCAAAAAGATCGAGCTTGTGCATTATCAATATTCTGGCGCTGTACATGATGTTATTCCTGGTATAGGAATGGTAAACCTGCTGCATTATGATACTGTTGTGCGCCAGGTATTTTAG
- a CDS encoding DNA-directed DNA polymerase — protein MSFCIENKLHWLYIDINSYFATIEQQVNPDLRNKPVAVVPMLSDSTCAIAASYEAKVKGINTGTKIYVAKKLCPELVCIKAKHDLYVEYHHKIFNEVDRYLHVDHIFSIDEGACRLTGKYCLEEEAVAMARIIKRAIRNNVGDYITSSIGIASNRYLAKIASNIQKPDGLSVINPSELPDKLYSLKLKSLPGIGTKTEARLIKNGISSVKQLCYLDRARLRALWGNVWGEKVWYLIRGADLPLEETKKSTIGHSKVLGPEEQEAHYARNILIYLTQKTANRLRDKALFTTGILLTVNFNSGKVINESNKIKLSNDTSALLKQILKSWDKILGKVDNRTIKVKKIGISFYNLQSESNQLSFDDLHKQRKNQKISGVIDSINKKMGINTVSIGINTKTYKSEQIVAFGHIPNTGNKEAHR, from the coding sequence ATGTCCTTTTGTATAGAAAACAAACTCCACTGGCTCTACATAGATATCAATAGCTATTTTGCTACAATAGAGCAGCAGGTTAATCCCGATTTAAGAAATAAGCCCGTTGCCGTTGTACCTATGTTGTCGGATAGTACTTGCGCTATTGCCGCAAGTTATGAAGCAAAGGTTAAAGGTATTAACACTGGTACAAAAATTTATGTAGCTAAGAAACTTTGCCCTGAACTTGTTTGTATAAAAGCTAAACACGATTTATACGTGGAATATCATCACAAAATATTTAACGAGGTAGATCGATACTTACATGTTGACCATATATTTTCTATAGATGAAGGAGCTTGTCGCTTGACGGGTAAATATTGCTTGGAAGAAGAGGCGGTAGCTATGGCAAGGATTATAAAAAGAGCTATACGCAATAACGTCGGTGATTATATTACCTCGTCCATAGGTATAGCTTCTAACCGCTATTTAGCAAAGATTGCTTCAAATATACAAAAGCCTGATGGATTATCCGTTATTAATCCATCTGAATTACCTGATAAACTATATTCATTAAAGCTCAAATCATTGCCCGGCATAGGCACAAAAACAGAAGCTCGGCTTATTAAAAACGGCATATCTTCTGTAAAACAATTATGCTACCTTGATAGAGCCAGATTGAGAGCTTTATGGGGCAATGTTTGGGGAGAAAAAGTATGGTATCTAATTAGAGGCGCCGATTTACCGCTTGAAGAAACTAAAAAAAGTACAATCGGACACAGTAAGGTTCTAGGGCCGGAAGAACAAGAGGCGCATTATGCTAGGAATATTTTAATATACCTCACGCAAAAAACGGCAAATAGGCTTAGGGACAAGGCGCTGTTTACCACGGGAATATTACTAACGGTAAATTTTAATTCAGGAAAAGTAATTAACGAAAGTAACAAGATTAAGTTATCAAATGATACTAGCGCGCTTCTTAAGCAAATACTAAAGTCTTGGGACAAGATACTCGGAAAGGTTGATAATAGAACGATTAAAGTAAAAAAAATAGGGATTAGTTTTTATAATTTGCAGAGCGAATCAAATCAGTTATCCTTTGATGATCTGCACAAACAGCGCAAAAATCAAAAAATATCGGGAGTAATAGATAGTATTAATAAAAAAATGGGTATCAATACGGTTTCAATAGGGATTAATACAAAAACATACAAATCGGAACAGATAGTTGCATTCGGTCATATTCCCAATACAGGCAATAAAGAGGCTCACCGTTAA
- a CDS encoding membrane protein produces the protein MKYNNYSFTRESTGYHDEGLRIYMLSIYRNMSMALAISALVAYIVGSSEQLAIMIFSTPLVYAVILAPLIYIFFFSRNLMSMSKEQAIFHLGTFAALNGLSLGSIFLVYTTASIAKTFFITASTFGAMSIYGYSTRKDLTSLGSFAYMGLIGLVIASLINLFLRSPALDFAVSFIGVGIFTLLTAWDTQKLKSIYYGMNGSTARAGNIAVYGALTLYLDFINLFTMLLHFVGVRKNDD, from the coding sequence ATGAAATACAATAATTACAGCTTTACAAGAGAATCCACGGGCTACCATGATGAGGGTTTGCGAATTTACATGCTCTCTATTTACCGTAATATGTCTATGGCCTTAGCTATTTCGGCGTTAGTAGCATATATAGTAGGTAGTAGCGAGCAGTTGGCAATAATGATATTTTCTACTCCTCTTGTATATGCCGTGATCCTTGCACCGCTAATATACATTTTTTTCTTTAGCCGTAATTTAATGAGTATGAGCAAAGAGCAGGCAATTTTTCATCTTGGCACATTTGCAGCTCTTAACGGATTATCGCTCGGTTCTATATTTCTTGTTTATACAACGGCAAGTATTGCTAAAACATTTTTTATTACCGCCTCTACTTTTGGCGCAATGAGCATATATGGATATAGCACTAGAAAGGATTTAACCAGTTTGGGTTCATTTGCTTATATGGGATTAATAGGTCTGGTTATTGCTAGTTTGATTAATTTGTTTCTGCGTTCTCCCGCTTTAGATTTTGCCGTTTCATTTATCGGGGTTGGAATATTTACCCTATTAACCGCTTGGGATACACAGAAACTTAAATCGATATATTACGGCATGAACGGCTCTACCGCAAGAGCAGGTAACATTGCCGTATACGGTGCGCTGACTTTATATCTTGATTTTATCAATCTCTTTACAATGCTGCTGCACTTTGTAGGCGTAAGAAAAAACGATGATTAA
- a CDS encoding transposase: MNHQSLDKWTHSARSSIILQRVYGMPFHRLSKLQSLYNAPIAESTLWIQCLGVWEDCGYAIYQQLLAAASESKIFYSDDTGAKILEVMKTNKTLPEKQQRSCNTTTICTRTARGKNIILYMTDNKHCGENFVQIMTNRGNKDHYLKLMVDASSKNTPKVDKQELDKLIIINCLFHGREKFAEIKDYYPEECKYFLDKISSIYKIDHECRNYDSRKRLRYHKKNSSKHIKNIYDKIRYLYDQKLVEPNSALGKAMNYWLNNKTGLTRFLKVKGAPLDNNKSERALKSIILQRKNSLFFKTRNSAAIWSGLSSIVRTCEANGINGFAYFNWIQTNWKKVQKDASSYLPWKYLEYRNNTELVAA; encoded by the coding sequence ATGAATCATCAATCATTAGATAAATGGACTCATAGTGCAAGAAGTTCAATTATACTGCAGAGAGTTTATGGGATGCCCTTTCATAGATTATCAAAATTACAGTCCCTATATAATGCACCTATAGCTGAAAGTACATTATGGATTCAATGTTTAGGAGTATGGGAAGATTGTGGTTATGCTATATATCAGCAGTTATTGGCAGCAGCGAGTGAGAGCAAGATCTTTTATTCAGATGATACCGGGGCAAAAATTCTTGAAGTGATGAAGACTAATAAAACCTTGCCTGAGAAACAGCAGCGCAGTTGTAATACAACTACCATATGTACTAGAACGGCTAGAGGTAAGAATATCATATTATACATGACTGATAATAAGCACTGTGGAGAGAATTTTGTACAGATCATGACCAACAGGGGCAATAAAGATCATTATTTAAAATTAATGGTAGACGCAAGTAGTAAAAATACGCCTAAAGTTGATAAGCAAGAGCTAGATAAGTTAATAATAATAAATTGCTTATTTCATGGCCGGGAAAAATTTGCCGAGATAAAAGATTATTATCCTGAAGAATGCAAATATTTTTTGGATAAAATTAGTTCGATCTACAAAATTGACCATGAATGCCGAAATTATGATTCCAGAAAAAGGCTAAGATATCATAAGAAAAATAGCAGCAAGCATATTAAAAACATATATGATAAGATCAGGTACTTATATGATCAAAAATTAGTGGAGCCTAATAGTGCACTGGGTAAGGCAATGAATTATTGGCTAAACAATAAAACCGGACTGACACGGTTTTTAAAGGTTAAGGGAGCACCTCTAGATAATAATAAATCCGAGCGGGCTTTAAAGAGCATAATATTACAGCGCAAAAATTCTTTGTTTTTCAAGACCAGGAATAGTGCTGCAATATGGAGTGGCTTAAGTAGCATAGTAAGGACATGTGAGGCAAACGGCATAAACGGCTTTGCTTATTTTAACTGGATTCAAACGAACTGGAAGAAAGTACAAAAAGATGCAAGCAGTTACCTACCCTGGAAATACCTGGAGTATCGGAATAATACCGAGTTAGTAGCTGCTTAA
- a CDS encoding transposase — MSKKAKQYSATEKTKIVIEAIKAEMTIAQISSKYGVHATQIQAWKKRGIENLVSGFQVKPATKDPDNQDLIKQLYEQIGQLSVERDWLKKKSTLFGLGN, encoded by the coding sequence ATGTCTAAAAAAGCGAAGCAATATAGTGCGACGGAAAAAACAAAAATTGTTATAGAAGCAATAAAAGCTGAAATGACAATAGCACAAATAAGCAGTAAGTACGGGGTTCATGCAACTCAAATACAAGCATGGAAAAAAAGAGGTATAGAAAATTTAGTTAGTGGTTTTCAAGTTAAGCCGGCAACAAAAGATCCAGACAATCAAGATTTGATAAAACAATTATATGAACAAATAGGACAGTTAAGCGTTGAGCGTGACTGGCTGAAAAAAAAATCTACATTGTTTGGACTTGGAAACTAG
- a CDS encoding resolvase, whose protein sequence is MPYVRVSTTEQNSENQIKEIEDAGFKVEPHRIISETISGSMPTARRKGFIRLLDKIESKDILVVTKLDRLGRDAIDVSATVAKLEKSGIKVHCLALGGVDLTSSSGKMTMGVINAVAEFERNLLIERTQSGLTRAKSQGKTLGRPKVFLESQRQEVINQLEEGKTVAAIARNFNTSRQTIMRIRNIINN, encoded by the coding sequence TTGCCTTACGTTAGAGTTTCGACAACAGAACAAAATTCTGAAAATCAAATAAAAGAAATAGAAGACGCAGGATTTAAAGTTGAACCACATCGTATAATCTCAGAAACTATATCCGGCTCCATGCCTACCGCACGCCGTAAGGGCTTTATTCGCCTGTTGGATAAAATTGAAAGTAAGGATATCTTGGTCGTTACCAAGCTTGATAGACTAGGACGTGATGCTATAGATGTAAGTGCAACTGTAGCCAAACTTGAGAAATCTGGAATCAAAGTCCATTGTTTGGCTCTTGGAGGAGTCGATCTTACCAGTTCATCTGGAAAAATGACTATGGGAGTAATTAATGCTGTTGCAGAGTTTGAACGTAATTTGTTAATTGAACGTACACAATCTGGGCTTACTAGAGCTAAGTCACAAGGAAAGACTCTTGGACGACCAAAAGTGTTTTTAGAGTCGCAAAGACAAGAAGTTATAAATCAATTAGAGGAAGGAAAAACTGTAGCTGCAATAGCAAGAAATTTTAATACAAGCCGGCAAACTATTATGCGTATTAGGAATATTATTAATAATTAA
- a CDS encoding integrase — MIDNNCRNLSIARQCDLLLINKSTYYYKAKGITTRDLEIMKVIDEIYTEHPYFGARRMSRHLVPFGIVIGRKAVSRYYGIMAIEAIYPKMNLSKRNQAHKVYPYLLKGVEITKTNQVWSTDITYIRMAQGFVYLVAIIDWFSRYILSWKVSISLESDFCIDALEEALEKHGQPEVFNTDQGSQFTSKNFIHELVKREIKISMDGKGRALDNVFIERFWRSLKQEKIYLIILNTVKEVKNAITDYITFYNSKRMHQSLEYLTPEQVYLTKIIG, encoded by the coding sequence ATGATTGATAATAATTGTAGAAATCTAAGCATTGCTAGGCAATGCGATCTACTTTTAATTAATAAATCTACTTATTATTACAAGGCAAAAGGAATAACTACAAGAGACTTAGAAATAATGAAAGTAATTGATGAAATCTACACAGAGCATCCGTATTTCGGGGCCAGAAGAATGTCCAGGCATCTTGTACCGTTTGGAATTGTTATCGGTCGCAAAGCGGTAAGTCGTTATTACGGAATAATGGCAATAGAAGCCATTTATCCTAAAATGAATTTAAGCAAGCGCAACCAAGCTCATAAGGTATATCCTTATCTTTTAAAAGGCGTTGAAATTACTAAGACAAATCAGGTATGGAGCACCGATATAACTTATATTAGAATGGCACAAGGATTTGTATATCTAGTAGCCATTATTGATTGGTTTAGCCGTTATATTCTGAGCTGGAAGGTTTCAATTAGCTTAGAAAGTGATTTTTGCATCGACGCACTAGAAGAAGCCCTAGAAAAGCACGGTCAACCTGAGGTTTTTAATACCGATCAAGGTTCTCAATTTACGTCAAAAAATTTCATCCACGAACTTGTTAAACGTGAAATCAAGATTAGCATGGACGGTAAAGGTAGGGCTTTAGATAATGTATTTATTGAAAGATTTTGGCGTTCATTAAAACAAGAAAAAATATATTTGATAATTTTAAATACTGTCAAGGAGGTAAAAAATGCTATAACAGATTACATAACTTTTTATAATAGTAAAAGGATGCACCAATCCTTGGAATATTTAACTCCAGAACAGGTGTATTTAACAAAAATTATTGGCTAA
- a CDS encoding proP expression regulator, translating to MSEESTLSLGDKLSPEVQNKLRQLAGTPGTTKSELPKVDNTNVKAGNNNTNKPHKPKLNQNESEKKLKAIELHKQQKEQAITFYKQHFSYFSKLYPNCFNETPKPLAIGIDKAIVAGEATKPEEERINQKVVRRFLAKYTRSVAYKEAMQSAGSTRINLQGEEVEKVTPEHAEIARKSLKEWQNKKAARENNKQKPWK from the coding sequence ATGAGTGAAGAATCTACATTAAGTCTTGGCGACAAGTTATCTCCTGAGGTACAAAACAAATTGCGACAATTAGCAGGGACACCCGGTACAACAAAAAGTGAATTACCTAAGGTCGATAATACTAACGTAAAAGCCGGTAATAATAATACCAACAAACCACATAAGCCAAAACTGAATCAAAACGAATCAGAAAAAAAACTCAAAGCAATTGAATTGCATAAACAACAGAAAGAGCAGGCTATTACTTTTTACAAACAGCATTTCTCTTATTTTAGTAAACTATATCCAAATTGTTTTAATGAAACACCCAAACCTCTTGCTATCGGTATTGATAAAGCAATAGTAGCGGGAGAAGCTACAAAACCGGAAGAAGAACGTATAAACCAAAAAGTAGTAAGACGTTTTCTTGCTAAGTATACTCGTAGCGTAGCATATAAAGAAGCCATGCAATCCGCAGGTAGTACTAGAATTAATTTACAAGGCGAAGAAGTTGAAAAAGTCACTCCCGAACACGCTGAAATAGCTAGAAAATCTCTTAAAGAGTGGCAAAATAAAAAAGCTGCAAGAGAAAATAATAAGCAGAAACCTTGGAAATAA
- a CDS encoding chromosome segregation ATPase, with protein MEKISPRVDLAFKKIFGVEENKDLLISLINSIVGKEDQVKEVTLLNPYNPKNFKQDKLSILDVKATNQDGKRFNIEIQISDEADYDKRALYYWAKLYTEQLKVAQDYSALSKAIGIHILNFTSIPQAKNYHNVFHITEKENGFAYFKDLELHTIELNKFTSDSSEELADIVSKTRNALDMWVAFLTRHDLLKADHLPKELDDENLKKALHVLDVLNFSEEERELYEDHLKWLRIEANTLKKATEKALAEGISIGKQEGISIGEAKGIEKGKAEGKAEGKAELIKMMLNQGNSIDTISKITGLPASEIQKLI; from the coding sequence ATGGAAAAAATATCTCCTCGCGTGGACTTGGCATTTAAGAAAATCTTCGGTGTCGAAGAGAATAAGGATTTACTTATTTCTCTTATAAATTCTATTGTCGGTAAGGAAGATCAAGTAAAAGAGGTTACTTTACTGAATCCTTATAATCCTAAAAACTTTAAACAAGATAAATTATCAATACTAGACGTTAAAGCTACCAATCAGGACGGCAAAAGATTCAATATTGAGATTCAGATCAGTGATGAAGCCGATTATGATAAAAGAGCTCTTTATTACTGGGCAAAATTATATACTGAGCAGTTGAAGGTAGCACAGGATTATTCCGCTTTATCCAAAGCCATAGGTATTCATATACTGAACTTTACTTCTATCCCGCAGGCAAAGAATTATCATAATGTTTTTCATATTACAGAAAAAGAAAACGGTTTTGCCTATTTCAAGGACTTGGAACTACATACTATAGAGCTCAATAAATTTACTAGCGATTCAAGTGAGGAATTAGCCGATATAGTTTCCAAGACCAGAAATGCCCTTGATATGTGGGTTGCTTTTTTGACAAGGCATGACTTACTGAAAGCCGACCATTTACCGAAAGAACTGGATGATGAGAATCTGAAGAAAGCACTACATGTATTGGATGTTCTGAATTTTAGCGAAGAGGAAAGAGAACTTTATGAGGACCACCTCAAATGGCTAAGAATAGAAGCTAATACGTTAAAGAAAGCTACAGAAAAAGCTTTAGCTGAAGGTATCTCCATCGGTAAACAGGAAGGTATCTCCATTGGTGAAGCTAAAGGTATTGAGAAAGGAAAAGCTGAGGGAAAAGCTGAGGGAAAAGCCGAATTAATAAAAATGATGCTTAATCAAGGTAATTCTATTGATACAATTTCTAAAATAACGGGTTTACCTGCTTCAGAAATCCAGAAACTAATTTAA